The Neoarius graeffei isolate fNeoGra1 chromosome 25, fNeoGra1.pri, whole genome shotgun sequence genome includes a region encoding these proteins:
- the LOC132873108 gene encoding uncharacterized protein LOC132873108 — protein sequence MYHFVCFILFVSVNGQKSSATTPSSFSSASNPTVSTNASVQTLQTNPSTRDNKHMAKPTVLAIVSKTEQTPGQSSMGTGCLINLEDKKEMTLWLMIAVLSVICFLLLIIIMCLTCKCCRGAKNNELVVTKSPKITRSNSENGGPSETDIMLKDCSSVKVEIEATEDESQVPEEVGGATAQVGNQVSTEENKNSADVTSETTPTQEVDQSDETGDLKMEDLEKAE from the coding sequence ATGTACCATTTTGTGTGCTTCATTCtgtttgtgagtgtgaatggacaAAAGTCTTCAGCCACAACTCCATCTTCATTCAGCAGTGCTTCAAATCCAACCGTGTCTACAAATGCTTCAGTGCAAACGCTTCAAACCAATCCATCGACAAGAGACAATAAACACATGGCCAAACCCACAGTGCTGGCTATTGTCAGCAAGACCGAACAAACGCCAGGTCAGTCCAGTATGGGAACAGGCTGCCTCATCAATCTCGAGGACAAGAAAGAAATGACACTATGGTTGATGATTGCAGTCCTTTCAGTAATCTGCTTTTTGTTGCTGATCATCATCATGTGCCTGACCTGCAAATGTTGTCGAGGCGCAAAGAACAACGAGCTGGTCGTGACGAAATCGCCCAAAATCACCCGGAGCAACAGCGAAAATGGTGGGCCGTCAGAAACTGACATAATGTTGAAGGACTGCAGCTCGGTGAAAGTGGAGATTGAGGCAACTGAAGATGAGTCACAGGTGCCAGAGGAGGTGGGCGGAGCAACCGCCCAAGTCGGAAACCAGGTCTCCACCGAAGAGAACAAAAATTCAGCTGACGTCACCAGTGAGACCACGCCGACCCAAGAAGTCGATCAATCCGACGAAACAGGTGATTTGAAGATGGAAGATTTGGAAAAGGCAGAGTAG